The following is a genomic window from Sphingobacterium spiritivorum.
ATACTTCTTATAATTCGTCCTCTCCTGGAATACCCTGATTCTGAAAAGAATTGATAATATATCCACACGGAATAAATCAACATGGATATACTGATAACGGTATAATACAAAAAGAACAGGACTGTTTTGTCGGTATAGAAAACGGTAAGGGTTGTAAACAGCAAACCAATAACTAACTCGGCTGCAGACTTATATGAATTCAACACCAAATGCTCGGAATAATTGAATTTAGCTTTACGAAACCATAAAAAGCTAAATAAAGAATATAATGGGATCGTGATTAGCGGAACCAGCTTAGGATATTTGGATAAAATCTTTTCAATGGGCCCCATTGCCTCGCGGCTCTGCTCAGGCATCAGATCACTCAATTTGATATCTGAATAATGTCCGATGATGCCCGACATCGCTATGATGATCAGTATAAGAGTCACAAAATTAAAATAACCCACCCGCTTACCTAATATATATTCTCTTATACTGTGCCCCGGACGGGTAAATAATTCCTTAATGGTAAACAAAATCCCCTTGTCTACGTGCCATACACCATGAACCAGGTCATGTTCAAAAAAATGTTTAAGAGAATACCGGTGCGTACTGCTTTTCTGCCCACAGGTCTTACAATAATTTCCGGTTATCTCGTCGTGGCAATTCAGGCAATTTTTTTCTGTCATTTGGTTTATAATTCTACTTGATTGATCTGGTTTTAATCTCGGCATTCAACACTTTCAATGCGTTAATCATTGGTATAAATGTTACAGGTAATACAACAGCAGGAATAAATAACTTAAGGGAAGAAATATTAATGTAGACGTAAAATGCCATCCCTATTATAAAAAACCATACGATTACAGCACT
Proteins encoded in this region:
- a CDS encoding DUF3667 domain-containing protein, which translates into the protein MTEKNCLNCHDEITGNYCKTCGQKSSTHRYSLKHFFEHDLVHGVWHVDKGILFTIKELFTRPGHSIREYILGKRVGYFNFVTLILIIIAMSGIIGHYSDIKLSDLMPEQSREAMGPIEKILSKYPKLVPLITIPLYSLFSFLWFRKAKFNYSEHLVLNSYKSAAELVIGLLFTTLTVFYTDKTVLFFLYYTVISISMLIYSVWIYYQFFSESGYSRRGRIIRSIMIPVSYIFLSMVFGIIWGIASRFK